The Marivirga salinae DNA window TCCCAAAGGGCGAAGCAGAATATCTCTTTCAAGAAAGAATGGATATAGTTTATGGCGCACTTCATTTACATAAGATGTATCTGCTTCAGTTTTTAATTCCAAAGCGAAAATAGTACCCAATACCCTACTATTTTGCACTTTAGGATGGGATGACAATTTATCATGAAAATCTTTCTGCCATTGGCTGATTTTCACAATTTGCGATTGTGTTTCTTCAGAGACTAATAACTCAAAACTGGCAATGGAAGCTGCACACGCTATTGGATTTGCAGTGAAGCTGTGACCATGAAAGAAAGTCTTCATGATGTCTGTGCTTTTGTAAGGCTCCATGATTTCATCTGTACAAGAAGTAACACCCAGTGCCATAGTACCGCCTGTTAGTCCTTTAGAAAGACAAAATATGTCAGGTTTGTTCTCTAAATAATCAGATGCAAAATGTTTCCCAGTCCTGCCAAAGCCTGTGAACACCTCATCAGCTATACAAATCACACCCTTATCCTGAGCGATATTGATGAGTTTATCTAAAAATTTAGCATCATACATTTTCATTCCAGCGGAGCCCAAAACTAAGGGTTCAAAAATGAAGGCAGCTACTTGTTCTGTGTCAACTAATTGATAGAATTTTTGAATGAGCTCATCCTCATTCCCATTTACTGGCATAGGTAAGAACTCCACATCAAAAAGGAAAGGTGAGAATGGAGCAGAAAAAGGTCCTCTATCCCCTACTGCCATAGCGCCAAAGGTGTCACCATGATAAGCCCCATCAAATGCAATTACTTTCCTACGTTTTTCATACCCTTTATTATACCAATATTGAAAAGCCATTTTTAAAGCTACCTCATTGGCAGTGCTTCCATTATCGGAATAAAAGATTTTAGATTGATTTTCAGGCAAAATGGAAAGTAACTTTTCAGCTAATTCAATAGCAGGTGCATGCGTGAATCCAGCAAAAATCACATGCTCCAAGTTTTGAGCTTGTTTTGCAACAGCTTCTGCAATTTTAGGGTGACTGTGCCCATGCAAGTTCACCCACCAACTGGATATCGCATCCATGATTTTACGACCATCAGAGGTATGCAAATACATTCCTTCTGCTTTTTCCACCATGATATGTTCAAACCCATTTACCAATTGTGTAAACGGATGCCAAATACTGTCACTGTCTCTTTCTAACCAGTTCATAAATTCTTTTTTAACTCTGCAGCATATTTCCGAACTACTGCATGATTAATTTCTTTTTCTTCCTTAATTCTCAACAAACAATTATAGCCGCTATGTTTCAAAATTATGTCTTCGCTAGAAGGATTTGAAGGGCCATTAAAAACAATTCCTTTTACTTCCACTCCTCTTCTTTTCAATTCATTAATTGTTAATAAGGTGTGATTAATGCTTCCTAAATAAAGATTAGCTACCAGAATAACTGGTATATTCCAATGTTTTGGAAAATCAATAACAAATTCCTTATTATTAATCGGAACCAAAACGCCTCCAGCACCTTCTATAATTAAATCGTTTTCAGTTTTAGGTATATCAAAATCAACTACTTCCAATTTGATGTTGTCAATTTCAGCAGCATAATGAGGAGAAGCTGGGGTATTGAGTACATATTTTTCAGGTATGAGTTCTGACTTCAAGTTGCTTAGCAAACCTCCAACATAATCCGTATCTCGAGGATAACCAGCTTGAATTGGTTTCCAATAATCTGCTTCCAGGGCTTCACATATTATAGCACTAAAAAGTGATTTCCCACTGTCTGTGCCGATTGCTGTAATAAAATAGTTCATTGAAAATACTGATTGATATGATGACACAAATTTGTTATTTCTTCTTCAGAATTGAAAGCATGCAGGCAGATCCTTACTCTTTCTTTTCCTTTGGGAACTGTTGGACTAAGGATCGGACGAACATCAAAACCTTTATCATTCAAATACTTAGAAAAATTTGAGGCCTCTGCAGCACCACCCAATATGATTCCCTGAACTGGATGTTCACTATCTAGTTTATTGATCGCATTCTTTAAAAGACTGTTGAATAGCGTTATTTTTGATTGTAAATCACCCCAAAGCTCAGGATGCTTTTCCCTATAATTTAAAGCGTTTTTTATGACTTGAACACTTTGATGTGGCAGTGCAGTGGTATAAATAAATTGCCGGCTATAATTTATTAAATAGTCTTTTAGAATATTACTTCCCGCTACAGCAGCCCCATGAACCCCTACTGCTTTTCCAAAAGTATAAATTCTTGCAAAAATTTGATCTTGTAGCTCCAAATCACAACAAAGCCCATAACCCGATTGGCCATATAAACCTGTACTATGCGCTTCGTCTACTATTATATTGGCATTATACTGAACCGATAATTCAACAATTTCTTTTAAAGGTGCTTGATCACCATCCATTGAATAAACCGACTCTACTACAACAAAAATATTTCCTTCTTCAATTTTCTTAAGCTTCTTCTCTAAATCTTGAAGATCATTGTGCTTAAAATTAAAATAATTAGCTCTGCTTAAGCGAACTCCTTCTTTGATGCAAATATGAGAAAGCTCATCAAGTAAAATTGTATCTCCTTTTTGTGGTACAGAGGATAGAACACCTAAATTGGCCATGTAGCCAGAATTGAATAACAAAGCAGATTCAGATTTAAAGTATTCAGATAGAAAGTTTTCCACTGCTTCATGATATGCTTTATTTCCACTTAATAAGCGTGAACCGGTGGCACCATTATCAATAAATTCATTGTGATCATGATGAATTTCTTCAACTTTAGAAAGCCCTAAATAATCATTTGAACTGAAATCAATTAAATTATTAACATTCTGCTTTAAGCTTCTATAACCACCATTAATTTTTCGATTTTCGAGTTGACCTAATAATTGCTTTTCAAGTTTCATCTTATTTTTCATAGGAATAATCGGCAAAAATATAACATTTATCGTCATATTCGTTATAACACAGTCAAACACTAAAATTAATCAAGATGAAAAAGCTTTTTACATTAACCGCACTATTATTTTTTATTGGAATAAGTGCCAAAGCACAAATATTCACTATTGGACCTAAAATAGGTGTAAGTAGCACTACTTTGAGCATTAAAGAAAATGCTGATAACTATGAATCTGGTGATGCTCGCTTGAGCTATCATGCAGGTATTTTTACTAGAGTTAAAATTGCCGGTTTCTATATTCAGCCTGAGTTATATTTTAATGCTGTGAGAGGTCAATATATTGATCCCAACAGACCTGTAAGTGAGCCAGTTGAATTTAATCAAAATAAAATTGACATGCCTGTTTTATTTGGTTGGAAATTAGGACCAGTAAGAATAAATGCCGGACCTGTAGCAAGTTTCAACTTGAAAAACTTAGAAGATTTTGAGGATGCAGATGTTGAAGATTACAAAACTGCAGTTTTTGCTTATCAGGCAGGTATAGGAGTAGATATTTCAAAATTAATAATTGACTTAAAATACGAAGGAAACTTATCTAATCAAGCTGTATTAGGACAGGATGCGGATGTTAAGGTAAATCAACTTATGTTGAGCGTTGGTTACAAATTACTATAATTAAAAAGAGGCTGTTCTTCGAAAGAACAGCCTCTTTTATTTCACTACAAAAAACATTATATCCCGCCTTCTATTAAAGGAATATCTGAATACCGTAATTCCAATTGATCAGTAAATACCAAATGTCCTTTCTCCCCCTTGGCATTGAACAAGTGAAGGCTTTCATCACTTACTTGATAGTAATGTTTAATATCAATTTCTTCTTCAAAACTAAATGTTTTCTTCTTTAGAGCATTAAATTCATTATCCATTATAGTAACATATATGTTTTTCTTATCCTCCGAAGAAGAGGTGACAATTAAACCAGCCTCAGTTTGAAAAACACCATTGTATTTTCCATTAATGCTAACTTCCTTTATAAAATAATCAGAACTATCCGGATGGAATCGAATTGCTGTTAAATTAGTAGGCCAAACTGCATCGCCCAATCCATCACCTTGATAAAATGCTAATTGAAAATTGCTGTTTCTCAAGGAAGTCAATTCAATTGGCTTTTCTTGGGTGTTTATTTCAATTTCATTTTTAATTTCACCATTTTCATCTGAAACTAAAATTCGATTTACAAAATCTAATGAATCCACATGGCTTTCATATACCAAGAAGTTCAAATCTCCTCCACCAACTACATTAATATCCGGTACTTTTTGCCAAACTTTGCTATTAGAATAAACAGATGGAACTGCATTATACCATTTTACACTATTCCCAACTTTTGCTCCATAAAAGGCTTGCGAAACACTATCTTTATCAAAATAAAAACCTCCAAAATATTCTAAATCATTTACATTCTTTTTGGAGTGATTAATAAATGCTACGTTTTTAGTTAGTGGATCATATTCATATTCTGGCATTTGCCATTCAAATTCAACACCTCTATAAGTCGGAACCTCCTGTAAAAATGGCTCTTCAAGATGATCTAATATTTGCAATCTTAATTTTTCAGCTGATTCACTTCTAATTTTCAATAAATCTTCTTCCTCAGTTTTAAAATAGGATTTAATTCCATCTATTCCCCCATAATACTTTTGATAGAAATCTTTATTCTTATTCAAATTACTATTAGGGATTTCAGAATTATATTTCTTCAAATCATTTTCAAGGCTCACCGTTTGTTGAAAAACCCTGTTTATGGTATATAATTTAACTTGAAAGGATATATCCTCAGCAGTATCATAAACTGAAAGGCTTTTCTGTTCACTTATCAAATCGAGTTTATCATCTTTATATTGAAATACATTGGCAACAGGTGAATTCAAATCATACTTTCTGATTTTATAAATTGATTTCTTTTCAATAGGATCCAGGTTTATAGAATCATTAGGCTCCCAGTTTTCCATTTTTGCAAAGCTATCATCTAGCTTTTTTTCAATGGTCACAATATCTTTTCTTAAAAGGTTAATCTCCGTGTCAATCACCTTTTTAACCTGATCTACCCAAGCACCATAATCCCAAAGTCCAATGTTATCTACCAAAAAATCTGTTTGGATTACTAAACCGTCTAATCGGTATGTTTTAATTTTATTGATTGAAATTTCCTGTTCCAAATCAAATGGAGGATACTCTTTTGCAGCTTCCTGATATTTCTTGAAATAATAAAGAGTAGAATCATAACTGTTTTTAACCAAATTAAATCGGCTTTCTAATTTATCATCGTATAATAAATACACATCTTTTAAAGAATTATAATCACCATTTATCCGTACAAAATTCTTAGTAGCCAAATCATATTGTTCTACCATTTTCATAAAATTAGTATGGATAGGAGGCATATGAGTTAAAAATGAATCAGCCTCTTTCAAGCCATCATAGAAAACCACTTTAACACTATCAAATTCAACTACTGGCTTGCCATTTCTTTTAAATTCATTTGTGAAGTTTGGATAATACCATGCATTTCTTCTGGTTTCTCTATCATCAATTAAATCACGAGAACGTCCGAAAAGCAATTCCGCTCTTTCAGCATTTGCAATAGCAGCTTCATAATCTGAAATGGGATGTGCATTTTTATATCGGTCTTCAAAAATTAAGGCTAATTGTATGTTTGTAGCAGGATGATCATTATTATACTTAAAGAAATCATATAATAATGGAAATACTAAATCAACACTATCCCCAAGGAAATAGGGGTTAATATCATCTTCATAATCTAATTCCAATTGAGCATAAGTTGCAAAGGGCAAGACGAAGGAAAGCGATAATATGATTAATAATTTCTTCATTTTATTTATATGGAATCTAATAACTAATTTCACAAAAATCTATTATTGGGTACTGAATAACAAATAGATATAAATTTCTCTCGTATAACTGCCTAATTGGCTCTATTTAATCGTTTTGAGCCAATTGAATATCTAAAATCTTTAATTCTACTCTACGGTTTTTTGCTCTATTTTCTTCAGAGTCATTAGGAACAACAGGATTTGATTCTCCATATCCCTTCGATATCAATCTATCTTCAGTAATGTTATTTCCAGTAATATAATTAATTACGCTATTTGCTCTTTCTTTTGATAAGCGAGTATTATAAGCTGCTGAGCCAATATCATCTGTATGAGCTGCTATTTCAATTTTCATACTTGGATAGGATTTCATCAATTTAATTACCCTATCTAATTCCTCGAAACTACTTTCGAAAAGTGAAGAAGAATTAGACTCAAAGTAAATATCTTTTAATGTTAGATTTGCATCTTTTGACAAAGGTTGGAGCTTCAATTCTACTCCTTTGCTGTCTTCCTCAATTTCTCCTGTTTCTTCATTAACCGTTTGTAATTTACCCTCACTCGATATTCCAATTTCAGTAGAGTTAAAGGCATAGCCTCTATCACTTGAAGCCTCTACCATGTAGCGGTCTCCTACCCTTAAATTGATGGTTTGATTTCCAGAAATTACAATTTCCTCATTTCGTGTTTTGTTTCTAATAATTAGTTGTGAAGATGAAACAGAACCATCGCTTAATAAATCTTTAACATTTATAGGAACCCCTATTTTTTCCGGCACAAGTTCTATATCTTCCTCATAAACTCTGTAAAGTATCAATCCGGTTAGGTCAATAGAAAAGCTTTTAGGTTTGAAATTTTTACTTTCTACATCTATTGTGTAAGCATTTCCTATAGGAAGATCTACTCTTGTTTTCCAATTTACTCCATCTGATTCTACCACATCAATGGTTCGTCCAATATCATTCTTTACGGTAATGGTAGCTTTTAAAGGATCGTATAATTCAATATCATATATGTTTACGTTTAAATGAGCTGTTGTAAATAAATCAATGTTTTGCTCATATTCCTGATAACTTTCAATATCTCTTAAATCATAATAGTATAATGCACTACTATAATCTTCCTTTCTAACCTCAAGATTATAAGCTCTACCCGCTGATAAGACGATTGAATAATAACCATCAGAAGGATTATTATCGAAACTCGTAATCATTTCAGATGTATTGGCATCTGTTATTCTCATTTTGGCGGACAAACCTTCTTTACTATCAGCATCTCGAATAACTCCCTGAATGGTAACATTCTGGAACTGCCTGAATTCTTCCGGAATTTCCACGCTATAAATATCATTCTTCTTAGAAAAATACATAAGGTCACCAGAAGCAGAAATACAGGAAAATAAATCATTATCCGTAGTATTTACATACTTTAGCGGAACAGGAGTTTCCCAATCACCATCAGCATTTAATCGAGTTTGGTATAAATCAAATCCTCCCATACCACCTTCTCTAAGAGAGGCAAAAATTAAGGTACGGTTATCTGCCATTATTTTGGGAGCTTTTTCACATCCTAAATTTACTGGATAAGGCAAAACAGTAGGTTCTGTCCAACCTGAATCTGTTTTTTGAGTAGCATAAATTTCATAACAAAATTCAGAAACTCCTTCAGGTGAGTTTTTACTGTTTCTGGCAAAATAAAGTGTTTTTCCATCAGTAGTAATGGTTGGGAAACCATCAAAACTTCTACTATTCACATCAGGGCCTAAATTTTGAGGTTTAGTCCAGGTATCGCCTACCCTTTCAGAATAAAAAATATCTTCAGACCCATAGCCGCCATCAAAAGAGGCATGAAAGTAAATCCTGTTTCCATCGTAGCTAAAATTAGGCCCCGAGATAACATCTATTGAGTCTCCATAATTATTGATGCTATCTAATGAAATTTCA harbors:
- the bioA gene encoding adenosylmethionine--8-amino-7-oxononanoate transaminase; amino-acid sequence: MNWLERDSDSIWHPFTQLVNGFEHIMVEKAEGMYLHTSDGRKIMDAISSWWVNLHGHSHPKIAEAVAKQAQNLEHVIFAGFTHAPAIELAEKLLSILPENQSKIFYSDNGSTANEVALKMAFQYWYNKGYEKRRKVIAFDGAYHGDTFGAMAVGDRGPFSAPFSPFLFDVEFLPMPVNGNEDELIQKFYQLVDTEQVAAFIFEPLVLGSAGMKMYDAKFLDKLINIAQDKGVICIADEVFTGFGRTGKHFASDYLENKPDIFCLSKGLTGGTMALGVTSCTDEIMEPYKSTDIMKTFFHGHSFTANPIACAASIASFELLVSEETQSQIVKISQWQKDFHDKLSSHPKVQNSRVLGTIFALELKTEADTSYVNEVRHKLYPFFLERDILLRPLGNVIYILPPYIIKKEEIEKVYEAVEEMLESL
- the bioD gene encoding dethiobiotin synthase, which encodes MNYFITAIGTDSGKSLFSAIICEALEADYWKPIQAGYPRDTDYVGGLLSNLKSELIPEKYVLNTPASPHYAAEIDNIKLEVVDFDIPKTENDLIIEGAGGVLVPINNKEFVIDFPKHWNIPVILVANLYLGSINHTLLTINELKRRGVEVKGIVFNGPSNPSSEDIILKHSGYNCLLRIKEEKEINHAVVRKYAAELKKNL
- a CDS encoding aminotransferase class I/II-fold pyridoxal phosphate-dependent enzyme — encoded protein: MKLEKQLLGQLENRKINGGYRSLKQNVNNLIDFSSNDYLGLSKVEEIHHDHNEFIDNGATGSRLLSGNKAYHEAVENFLSEYFKSESALLFNSGYMANLGVLSSVPQKGDTILLDELSHICIKEGVRLSRANYFNFKHNDLQDLEKKLKKIEEGNIFVVVESVYSMDGDQAPLKEIVELSVQYNANIIVDEAHSTGLYGQSGYGLCCDLELQDQIFARIYTFGKAVGVHGAAVAGSNILKDYLINYSRQFIYTTALPHQSVQVIKNALNYREKHPELWGDLQSKITLFNSLLKNAINKLDSEHPVQGIILGGAAEASNFSKYLNDKGFDVRPILSPTVPKGKERVRICLHAFNSEEEITNLCHHINQYFQ
- a CDS encoding porin family protein; this translates as MKKLFTLTALLFFIGISAKAQIFTIGPKIGVSSTTLSIKENADNYESGDARLSYHAGIFTRVKIAGFYIQPELYFNAVRGQYIDPNRPVSEPVEFNQNKIDMPVLFGWKLGPVRINAGPVASFNLKNLEDFEDADVEDYKTAVFAYQAGIGVDISKLIIDLKYEGNLSNQAVLGQDADVKVNQLMLSVGYKLL
- a CDS encoding OmpA family protein, which translates into the protein MKKITKVFLSIVVCFFAYSSYAQSQKDSLEQVLDSLYPKSIVNEISTEEHTEYAPSISANGRTLIYESNKDGSWKLYLTRDENGSWGDEISLDSINNYGDSIDVISGPNFSYDGNRIYFHASFDGGYGSEDIFYSERVGDTWTKPQNLGPDVNSRSFDGFPTITTDGKTLYFARNSKNSPEGVSEFCYEIYATQKTDSGWTEPTVLPYPVNLGCEKAPKIMADNRTLIFASLREGGMGGFDLYQTRLNADGDWETPVPLKYVNTTDNDLFSCISASGDLMYFSKKNDIYSVEIPEEFRQFQNVTIQGVIRDADSKEGLSAKMRITDANTSEMITSFDNNPSDGYYSIVLSAGRAYNLEVRKEDYSSALYYYDLRDIESYQEYEQNIDLFTTAHLNVNIYDIELYDPLKATITVKNDIGRTIDVVESDGVNWKTRVDLPIGNAYTIDVESKNFKPKSFSIDLTGLILYRVYEEDIELVPEKIGVPINVKDLLSDGSVSSSQLIIRNKTRNEEIVISGNQTINLRVGDRYMVEASSDRGYAFNSTEIGISSEGKLQTVNEETGEIEEDSKGVELKLQPLSKDANLTLKDIYFESNSSSLFESSFEELDRVIKLMKSYPSMKIEIAAHTDDIGSAAYNTRLSKERANSVINYITGNNITEDRLISKGYGESNPVVPNDSEENRAKNRRVELKILDIQLAQND